A window of the Gloeocapsa sp. DLM2.Bin57 genome harbors these coding sequences:
- a CDS encoding cyanophycin synthetase has protein sequence MSKKRAETFDIFNIKEYEGPNPYLNTRAVVFDFTFGQDAKPLKVKEYLQEMGDYLPQLRGLKVKTHAEMLAATMSEVSQLEMGLYVERFSIKPETDKFTIAIQSIHHETTRGVINLVWDCLEAITRDKNFDFHRELTYLQELFRDSTYGGPTLYSILQTAYHRQIPTFYLPDERLIQYGYGKYQIRGVATTFNCDSQLDSDFTTQKDDCKAFLATCGFPVPKGEIVYTLDEAFDAVKEIGYPVAVKPVVGHKGIGVTANVRDDRGLEFAFGKAKEATEEGSSSIIVEQSITGSDFRLLCVGGKFAAAVERRPAFVTGDGKSTIEELIEKENATEARQDTPTSALGKIITDEVMDKYLEEQGLYLDTILESGEVVYLRKVANLSSGGVSIDSTSNIHPDNMILAQDIAQYFRLVCMGVDVIAEDISRSWKEGNFGIIEINAAPGIFMHLNPAVGESVDVPGYILDYLFPSTQPCRVPIITFNKLYREEIYEIVDHILLRHPDWLIGSVCQDAMFLNRSEKVINKDYNSNIKSLLRHPKLDLLIAEYPERVFSEDGMVYEGSDLIVLDEPTETEMILARDLLPNKTLIIKQGDSISVKVQGMMESYTLAESESFSYVYLKEITRLLTC, from the coding sequence GTGAGTAAAAAACGAGCCGAAACCTTTGATATTTTTAACATTAAAGAATACGAAGGTCCAAACCCTTATCTCAATACACGTGCTGTAGTATTTGATTTTACCTTTGGCCAAGATGCTAAACCCTTAAAGGTTAAAGAATATTTGCAAGAAATGGGTGATTATTTACCTCAATTACGAGGATTAAAGGTTAAAACCCACGCCGAAATGTTGGCAGCAACTATGTCAGAAGTTAGTCAATTAGAAATGGGATTATATGTTGAAAGGTTCAGCATTAAACCCGAAACCGATAAATTTACCATCGCTATTCAATCGATACACCACGAAACCACCAGAGGAGTAATTAATTTAGTCTGGGATTGTCTCGAAGCAATTACCAGAGATAAAAACTTCGACTTTCACCGTGAATTAACCTATCTCCAAGAATTATTTCGCGACTCCACTTATGGTGGTCCAACCCTTTACTCTATTCTACAGACAGCTTATCATCGTCAGATACCCACCTTTTACCTACCTGATGAACGTTTAATTCAATACGGTTATGGTAAATATCAAATCAGAGGGGTAGCGACAACCTTTAACTGTGATAGTCAACTAGACTCAGACTTTACCACCCAGAAAGACGACTGTAAAGCTTTTTTAGCTACCTGTGGTTTTCCTGTACCCAAGGGAGAAATTGTCTATACCCTAGACGAAGCTTTTGACGCGGTTAAAGAAATCGGTTACCCTGTAGCGGTTAAACCAGTAGTCGGACATAAAGGGATTGGGGTTACCGCTAACGTTAGAGACGATCGCGGTTTAGAATTCGCTTTTGGTAAAGCTAAAGAAGCTACCGAAGAAGGATCATCTTCTATTATCGTTGAACAGAGTATCACTGGTTCTGATTTTCGTCTTCTCTGTGTAGGAGGGAAATTCGCAGCAGCGGTAGAACGTCGTCCCGCTTTTGTTACAGGTGACGGTAAATCGACAATTGAAGAATTAATCGAGAAAGAGAACGCTACCGAAGCGCGTCAAGACACTCCTACTTCAGCTTTAGGTAAAATTATCACCGATGAGGTCATGGATAAATACCTAGAGGAACAGGGTTTATACCTAGATACCATTCTTGAATCAGGAGAAGTTGTTTATTTACGTAAAGTAGCTAATCTCTCTTCTGGTGGTGTGAGTATTGATTCTACTAGCAATATTCACCCAGATAATATGATTCTAGCTCAAGATATCGCTCAATACTTCCGTCTGGTTTGTATGGGTGTTGATGTCATCGCTGAAGATATTTCTCGTTCTTGGAAAGAGGGGAATTTTGGGATCATTGAGATTAACGCCGCACCAGGTATCTTTATGCACCTAAATCCTGCTGTAGGTGAGAGTGTAGATGTTCCAGGCTATATTCTTGACTATCTATTTCCTTCCACTCAACCCTGTCGCGTTCCCATTATTACCTTTAATAAACTTTACCGAGAGGAAATCTACGAAATCGTCGATCATATTCTCTTACGTCATCCTGATTGGTTGATTGGTTCGGTTTGTCAAGACGCGATGTTTCTCAATCGTTCTGAAAAAGTGATTAACAAAGATTACAATAGTAATATCAAAAGTTTACTACGTCATCCCAAATTAGATCTTTTAATCGCTGAATATCCAGAACGGGTTTTCTCTGAAGATGGTATGGTTTATGAAGGAAGCGATTTAATCGTTTTAGATGAGCCTACAGAAACAGAGATGATTTTAGCCAGAGATTTACTCCCCAATAAAACCCTGATTATTAAACAAGGTGACTCTATTTCTGTTAAGGTTCAAGGAATGATGGAGAGTTATACTCTAGCTGAATCGGAATCCTTTAGTTACGTCTATCTCAAAGAAATTACCCGTTTACTGACGTGTTGA
- the yfcC gene encoding putative basic amino acid antiporter YfcC, producing the protein MNKFKLPDTLVIASAILLITIVLTWIVPGGEFAKEVVDGREVIVPGTFQTIEPAPQSILTFFTAPYLGFKEAVGVIAFIFFIGGAFGMINATGAINAGLLKLVGFTLSNPLYKWVVIPLLILAFALAGGTFGMSEEVLVFVLITIPLAISLGYDRLVGVAIPLVGAGAGFAGAFLNPFTVGVAQGIAGIPLFSGMAYRIFAWVVFSLLTIAYIMFYISRLEKDKTISPIYSEDDTLDIDTTQPRELPLTSNRIIILLLFALAIVVLAWGVTQRDWYITEISGLFFGLGIFSALIGGLSMSTMVKAFSDGAKEMMGACLVVAFCRGILVIAEDANIIDTILNSMSNVLSDMPPVISAQAMFILQSFLNFFVPSGSGQAALTMPIMAPLGDLLGVSRQTAVLAFQFGDGLSNMVLPTSGVTMGVLSIARIPYDVWLRWMIPLMIIYFIAAMLLLAGPTVFFEWN; encoded by the coding sequence ATGAATAAGTTTAAATTACCAGATACACTTGTAATTGCTTCTGCCATTTTATTAATAACAATTGTACTAACTTGGATAGTTCCTGGTGGGGAATTTGCTAAAGAAGTAGTAGATGGTCGGGAAGTGATAGTACCAGGTACGTTCCAAACTATAGAGCCGGCCCCCCAAAGTATTCTCACCTTTTTTACTGCCCCTTATCTGGGTTTTAAAGAAGCAGTAGGAGTAATAGCTTTTATTTTCTTCATTGGTGGTGCTTTTGGGATGATTAACGCCACTGGTGCAATTAACGCAGGATTATTAAAGTTAGTAGGTTTTACTTTGAGTAATCCACTATATAAATGGGTGGTTATTCCATTATTAATTCTCGCTTTTGCTTTAGCAGGTGGTACTTTTGGCATGAGTGAGGAAGTATTGGTATTTGTTCTGATTACTATACCTTTGGCTATCTCCTTGGGATACGATCGCCTAGTGGGTGTAGCTATTCCTTTAGTTGGTGCTGGTGCAGGTTTTGCCGGAGCATTTTTAAACCCTTTTACCGTGGGTGTAGCTCAAGGAATCGCGGGAATACCTTTATTTAGTGGTATGGCTTATCGTATCTTTGCTTGGGTGGTTTTTTCTTTGTTGACCATCGCCTACATCATGTTTTATATTTCTAGATTAGAAAAAGATAAAACCATTAGTCCGATTTATTCAGAAGACGATACCCTAGATATTGACACAACTCAACCTAGAGAACTACCTTTAACTAGCAACCGCATCATTATCCTGTTGTTATTTGCTCTGGCTATAGTAGTATTAGCTTGGGGAGTAACCCAAAGAGATTGGTATATCACCGAAATCTCAGGTTTATTTTTTGGTTTGGGGATCTTTTCAGCTTTAATTGGGGGATTATCTATGTCAACCATGGTTAAAGCTTTTAGCGATGGGGCTAAAGAAATGATGGGTGCTTGTTTAGTGGTGGCTTTCTGTAGAGGTATTTTGGTGATAGCCGAAGACGCTAATATTATTGATACCATCCTCAACTCTATGTCCAATGTACTTTCTGATATGCCTCCTGTGATCTCAGCACAAGCAATGTTTATCCTGCAATCCTTCTTGAATTTCTTTGTACCCTCTGGTTCAGGTCAAGCTGCTTTAACTATGCCCATTATGGCGCCTTTAGGAGACTTGTTGGGAGTTTCTCGTCAAACCGCGGTGTTAGCTTTCCAGTTTGGTGATGGTCTTAGTAATATGGTTCTTCCTACTAGTGGGGTAACCATGGGTGTACTTTCCATTGCACGGATTCCCTATGACGTTTGGCTACGTTGGATGATTCCTTTGATGATTATTTACTTTATCGCTGCAATGCTTTTATTAGCAGGTCCTACAGTTTTCTTTGAATGGAATTAA
- the cysC gene encoding adenylyl-sulfate kinase translates to MKQRGVTVWFTGLSGAGKTTITTAVAQFLREQGYPLEVLDGDIVRENLTKGLGFSKADRDENIRRIGFVANLLTRHGVIVLVSAISPYREIREEVRGKIGDFVEVFVNAPLAVCEGRDVKGLYKRARAGEIKSFTGIDDPYEPPVNPEVECRTDLEELSESINKVLAKLQELGYIAEHSPVSV, encoded by the coding sequence ATGAAACAACGCGGTGTAACAGTTTGGTTTACAGGTCTCAGTGGCGCAGGCAAAACTACTATAACCACAGCAGTGGCTCAGTTTTTAAGAGAACAGGGATATCCTCTAGAGGTTCTCGATGGTGATATCGTCAGGGAAAATCTCACTAAAGGTTTAGGATTTAGTAAAGCAGATCGCGATGAGAATATACGCCGTATTGGATTTGTAGCTAATTTGTTAACTCGTCATGGTGTAATTGTCCTAGTTTCGGCTATCTCTCCCTATCGTGAGATTCGCGAAGAAGTACGCGGAAAAATAGGTGATTTCGTCGAAGTCTTTGTCAATGCACCTTTAGCTGTGTGTGAAGGAAGAGACGTTAAAGGTCTGTATAAACGTGCTAGAGCAGGAGAAATTAAATCTTTTACAGGAATCGATGACCCCTATGAACCTCCTGTTAATCCTGAAGTAGAATGTCGTACCGATTTAGAAGAACTTTCAGAAAGTATCAATAAAGTTTTAGCAAAATTACAAGAGTTAGGTTATATTGCTGAACATAGTCCCGTTTCTGTATAA
- a CDS encoding TIGR00297 family protein yields MLSELGLSNPWLIGTAINTLLLAIALIAPKKLLTLGGLANAWLLGVIIWGTLGLPGYLVVMFYFLVGSAVTKVGLAQKEAEGIAEKRSGARGPENVWGSALIAALCALAIIWLPDYQPLLLLGYVASFSTKLSDTTASEIGKAYGKTTFLITTLKPVPRGTEGAVSLEGTLAGILGSVAIALVAWGVGLINLREIIYCVIAAFIATTIESLIGATLQSRLTWLSNELVNVINTFLGAAIAIGLGLSF; encoded by the coding sequence ATGCTATCAGAGTTAGGGTTATCCAATCCCTGGTTAATAGGAACAGCAATTAATACCCTGCTATTAGCGATCGCTTTGATTGCTCCAAAAAAATTACTAACTCTTGGTGGTTTAGCTAACGCTTGGTTACTAGGCGTAATTATCTGGGGTACTCTGGGTTTACCAGGTTACCTCGTGGTTATGTTCTATTTTTTAGTGGGATCTGCAGTCACTAAAGTTGGTCTAGCCCAAAAAGAAGCAGAGGGAATCGCTGAAAAGCGCTCAGGTGCAAGAGGTCCAGAAAATGTCTGGGGTTCGGCTTTAATTGCTGCTCTTTGTGCTTTAGCGATCATCTGGTTACCAGACTACCAACCCTTATTATTATTAGGTTATGTCGCTAGTTTTAGTACTAAATTATCTGATACTACTGCTAGTGAAATTGGTAAAGCCTATGGTAAAACCACCTTTTTAATTACTACCCTTAAACCCGTTCCTCGGGGAACTGAAGGAGCAGTTAGTCTAGAAGGTACTCTCGCAGGAATCCTAGGCTCAGTGGCGATCGCTCTAGTAGCTTGGGGAGTAGGTTTAATCAACCTTAGAGAAATTATTTATTGTGTTATCGCTGCATTTATAGCAACTACTATAGAAAGTTTAATCGGTGCTACCTTACAATCTAGATTAACTTGGCTAAGTAATGAATTAGTCAATGTGATTAATACTTTTTTAGGAGCGGCGATCGCTATTGGTTTAGGTTTAAGTTTTTAG
- a CDS encoding DUF3750 domain-containing protein: MSNIVQLRAAKIPLVGNIAVHYWLVIWQNQSVERWEVWQRANCCQYSWGHLHKNLLQYSQGVGNGDSWLEAQWLDSEADLLINTIKNSPEIYPYKYKYRYWPGPNSNTYVQWVLNEAKTNHYLSYLGLGKNYQPGKIFNFLSTN; the protein is encoded by the coding sequence ATGTCTAACATAGTACAATTAAGAGCTGCTAAAATTCCTCTAGTTGGCAATATAGCTGTACATTATTGGCTCGTCATCTGGCAAAATCAAAGTGTAGAACGTTGGGAAGTATGGCAAAGAGCTAATTGTTGTCAATATAGTTGGGGTCATTTGCATAAAAATTTACTGCAATATTCCCAAGGAGTAGGAAATGGTGACAGTTGGCTAGAAGCCCAATGGTTAGATAGTGAAGCTGATTTATTAATAAATACTATCAAAAATAGTCCTGAAATTTATCCCTATAAGTATAAGTATAGATATTGGCCCGGTCCTAATAGTAATACTTACGTTCAATGGGTTTTAAATGAAGCTAAAACCAACCATTACTTAAGTTATTTAGGTCTTGGTAAAAATTATCAACCAGGTAAAATCTTTAATTTTTTGAGCACAAATTAG
- the pstS gene encoding phosphate ABC transporter substrate-binding protein PstS: MLNLITTKTSRYRVVSWLSFLAITMGLAACGGGEQTTGGGGGGQPPAQTAQSDFPAIDLPFTGNASVNGGGASFPAPLYQGWFSNLSREVPQLRFNYASIGSGAGIEQFIQGTLDFGASDIGMTQEQIDQVSRGVILLPMTAGKIVLAYNLPGIDNLNLTREAYVEIFQGKITRWNDPKIAAANPGVDLPDRDIIVVHRSDGSGTTAVFTNHLSEVSSDWANTIGGGTAVQWPTGGNFVGARGNEGVTAAVSTTADSIGFIEYSFAKNNNLTMASLENKAGNFILPTPESGSATLAAVELPDNLLAFITDPDGEDSYPIVTYSWMMLFKEYDDPNKPIALEAMIQYGLNQGQVQAEQLGYIPLPPEVKAKVAEAADQLSPDFTIELAD, encoded by the coding sequence ATGCTCAATCTAATAACAACAAAAACCTCACGTTATCGCGTCGTCAGTTGGTTATCTTTTTTAGCTATTACCATGGGATTAGCCGCTTGTGGGGGAGGAGAACAAACCACTGGAGGTGGTGGAGGTGGTCAACCCCCAGCTCAAACAGCCCAAAGTGATTTTCCCGCCATTGATCTTCCCTTTACTGGTAATGCTTCCGTAAATGGAGGGGGTGCAAGCTTCCCAGCACCTCTATATCAAGGTTGGTTTTCCAACTTAAGTAGAGAAGTCCCCCAATTGCGTTTTAACTATGCTTCTATCGGTAGTGGTGCGGGTATAGAACAATTTATCCAAGGTACATTAGACTTTGGCGCTAGTGATATTGGGATGACACAAGAACAAATTGATCAGGTCAGTAGAGGAGTAATCTTATTACCCATGACCGCAGGAAAGATTGTTCTAGCTTATAATCTACCAGGAATAGATAACTTAAATCTTACCAGAGAGGCTTATGTAGAGATTTTCCAGGGTAAGATTACCAGATGGAATGATCCTAAAATAGCTGCAGCTAATCCTGGTGTAGATTTACCAGACCGAGACATTATCGTAGTTCATAGGTCTGATGGTAGTGGTACAACAGCGGTATTTACCAATCACTTGAGTGAAGTTAGCTCCGACTGGGCAAATACTATCGGTGGGGGAACAGCGGTACAATGGCCAACAGGTGGTAATTTTGTGGGAGCCAGAGGAAATGAAGGGGTAACCGCAGCTGTATCCACAACCGCAGATTCAATCGGCTTTATTGAGTATAGTTTTGCGAAAAATAACAATCTAACCATGGCATCTTTAGAAAATAAAGCCGGTAATTTTATCCTTCCTACTCCTGAATCTGGTTCAGCTACCCTAGCTGCGGTAGAATTACCAGATAATTTACTAGCTTTTATCACCGATCCCGATGGGGAAGATTCCTATCCAATCGTTACCTACTCTTGGATGATGTTATTTAAAGAATACGATGATCCCAATAAACCGATCGCCCTAGAAGCGATGATTCAATACGGTTTAAACCAAGGTCAAGTACAAGCAGAACAATTAGGCTATATTCCTCTTCCTCCTGAAGTGAAAGCCAAAGTAGCAGAAGCAGCAGACCAACTCAGCCCTGATTTTACCATTGAGTTAGCGGATTAA
- the folB gene encoding dihydroneopterin aldolase — MDKIIINEIRAYGYTGFLPEEQVLGQWFSVHLTLWLDLTPAGTSDRLEDTLDYRQAIDLVKQQITQTKFALVEKLASVIATEILKLTGVSKVRVQLCKLAPPIPDFGGSITIELTREKS, encoded by the coding sequence ATGGATAAAATTATTATCAACGAAATTCGCGCCTACGGTTATACTGGGTTTCTTCCTGAGGAACAGGTATTAGGTCAATGGTTTAGCGTTCATTTGACTCTCTGGTTAGATTTAACTCCCGCGGGAACTAGCGATCGCCTAGAAGACACTCTCGATTATCGTCAAGCTATTGATCTAGTTAAACAGCAAATAACCCAGACTAAATTTGCTTTAGTAGAAAAATTAGCCTCGGTTATTGCTACAGAAATACTCAAACTCACAGGAGTTAGCAAAGTACGTGTACAGTTGTGTAAATTAGCTCCTCCTATTCCTGATTTTGGTGGCTCAATTACTATTGAACTCACCAGAGAGAAATCTTAA
- the dnaA gene encoding chromosomal replication initiator protein DnaA → MSELTITQLWTQVLESLRQQLNSPTYETWIETATPEYWQDNILVLRIPNRFILNHVQKNYLNIIRSTVEAIASESVEVQLITNDGDNLSSYVGLSEKQGLHQTLPTKLNPKYTFYRFVVGPTNRMAHAASLAVAESPGRDFNPLFLCGGVGLGKTHLMQAIGHYHLEISTSAKVFYVSTEQFTNDLIAAIRNDQMANFREHYRSADILLIDDIQFIEGKEYTQEEFFHTFNTLHEAGKQIVLASDRPPHQIPTLQARLISRFSMGLIADIQVPDLETRIAILQKKAQYEKIKLSREIVEYIATQYTSNIRELEGAFIRAITHLSISGLPMNVENVASILCPVVQPLMTTPEIILQALSETFNISIEELKSSSRRREISLARQIGMYVMRQYTDLSFPRIGQVFGGKDHTTVLYSCEKINQLQQNDQQIAQKISQLNDRIGILNHR, encoded by the coding sequence TTGAGTGAGTTAACAATTACACAGCTCTGGACTCAGGTTTTAGAAAGTCTCCGTCAGCAGTTAAATAGTCCTACTTATGAAACTTGGATTGAAACTGCTACCCCTGAATATTGGCAAGATAATATCTTGGTTTTGCGCATACCTAATCGTTTTATTCTTAATCATGTGCAAAAAAATTATCTCAATATTATTCGGTCAACGGTAGAAGCGATCGCTTCTGAGTCGGTAGAGGTTCAGTTAATTACCAATGATGGGGATAATCTCAGTAGTTATGTGGGTTTGAGTGAAAAACAAGGTTTACATCAAACTTTACCAACGAAGTTAAACCCTAAATATACTTTTTATCGCTTTGTAGTTGGTCCAACTAATCGTATGGCTCACGCTGCTTCTCTAGCTGTAGCGGAATCTCCCGGACGAGATTTTAACCCTTTGTTTCTCTGTGGTGGGGTTGGTTTGGGGAAAACTCACCTGATGCAAGCGATTGGACATTATCATCTAGAAATTAGTACCTCTGCTAAGGTTTTTTATGTTTCTACAGAACAGTTTACTAATGATTTAATCGCTGCTATTCGTAATGATCAAATGGCGAATTTTCGAGAACATTATCGCAGTGCGGATATTTTGTTAATCGATGATATTCAGTTTATTGAAGGGAAAGAATATACTCAAGAAGAGTTTTTTCATACTTTTAATACTCTCCACGAAGCGGGTAAACAAATCGTCTTAGCTAGCGATCGCCCTCCTCATCAAATTCCTACTTTACAAGCGCGTTTAATCTCTCGTTTTTCCATGGGTTTAATCGCCGATATACAAGTACCAGATTTAGAAACTCGTATAGCGATTTTGCAAAAAAAAGCACAATATGAAAAAATTAAACTCTCTAGAGAGATAGTAGAATATATCGCTACTCAATACACTTCTAATATTAGAGAACTCGAAGGGGCGTTTATTCGCGCGATTACTCATTTATCTATCTCGGGGTTACCGATGAATGTAGAGAATGTGGCTTCTATTTTGTGTCCAGTGGTACAACCTCTGATGACTACCCCAGAAATTATTTTACAAGCTCTCTCAGAAACCTTTAATATCTCCATAGAGGAGTTAAAAAGCAGTTCTCGTCGTCGTGAGATTAGTTTAGCTAGACAAATAGGGATGTATGTTATGCGTCAATATACTGATTTGAGTTTCCCTCGCATTGGTCAAGTTTTTGGGGGAAAAGATCATACAACAGTTCTTTATAGTTGTGAAAAAATTAATCAACTTCAACAAAATGATCAACAAATTGCCCAAAAAATCTCTCAATTAAACGATCGCATTGGTATCCTCAATCATAGATAA
- the egtB gene encoding ergothioneine biosynthesis protein EgtB, with protein MKFSYNQSVKTEIEQDLYLCRQLTLNIFEQLELEQFSQQAHPDFSPIGWHLGHIAFTEAYWILERLAGNEPIFTEYKRLFAADGLPKAERQNLPSPQFIRDYLHIVRDKVLVYLEKAPFVQQERLWRWLLQHESQHGETIEIILHLLGVRTAKTQFHLPPPIPTMVEIPAGEFLLGSEEIYSQDNERPINLVYVDSYYLAQYPVTCAEYDQFMLSGGYDHPHWWSKPGWLWKQSHSITQPLYWDETCINSYTPVYGVSYYEAEAYARFVGKRLPTEIEWEKAARWNHQAQQQYLYPWGDHLPNANYCNYHLNLRQTTPVNAYPLGKSPTGCEDLLGNVWEWTCSDFSGYPGFVSYPYHGYSQAYFDGQHKVLRGGSWATRSWALRASFRNWYNMGVRQILAGFRCAS; from the coding sequence TTGAAGTTCAGTTACAATCAATCTGTTAAAACAGAGATTGAGCAAGATTTATACCTTTGTCGTCAGTTGACTCTGAATATCTTTGAGCAACTAGAATTAGAACAATTTTCACAACAAGCTCACCCCGATTTTAGCCCAATCGGTTGGCATTTAGGACATATCGCCTTTACGGAAGCTTATTGGATTTTAGAACGTTTAGCTGGTAATGAGCCTATTTTTACTGAATATAAACGTTTATTCGCGGCTGATGGCTTACCCAAAGCTGAACGTCAAAACCTACCCTCACCCCAATTTATCCGCGATTATCTCCATATCGTCAGAGATAAAGTACTAGTCTATCTTGAAAAAGCACCTTTTGTACAACAAGAGCGTTTATGGCGTTGGTTGCTTCAACACGAAAGTCAACACGGTGAAACTATCGAGATCATTCTACATCTGTTGGGGGTGCGCACAGCTAAAACTCAATTCCACTTACCCCCACCTATCCCGACAATGGTGGAGATTCCCGCGGGAGAGTTTCTCCTAGGTAGTGAGGAGATTTACTCTCAAGATAACGAACGTCCTATCAATTTAGTCTATGTAGATAGTTATTATTTGGCTCAATATCCTGTTACTTGTGCAGAATATGATCAATTTATGCTCTCAGGGGGCTATGATCATCCTCACTGGTGGAGTAAACCAGGATGGCTATGGAAACAGTCTCACTCTATCACTCAACCTCTTTACTGGGATGAAACCTGTATTAATAGTTATACTCCCGTTTATGGTGTTAGTTATTATGAAGCTGAAGCTTATGCTCGTTTCGTCGGTAAGCGTCTCCCTACTGAGATAGAATGGGAAAAAGCGGCTAGATGGAATCATCAAGCACAACAACAGTATCTTTATCCTTGGGGTGATCACTTACCTAATGCTAATTACTGTAATTATCATCTGAATTTGAGACAGACTACCCCTGTTAATGCTTATCCTTTGGGTAAGTCTCCTACGGGTTGTGAGGATCTTCTCGGTAATGTTTGGGAATGGACTTGTTCTGATTTTTCAGGTTACCCAGGTTTTGTTAGTTATCCCTATCACGGTTATTCTCAAGCTTATTTTGATGGACAACATAAGGTATTGCGCGGGGGAAGTTGGGCTACCCGTAGTTGGGCGTTGCGCGCTAGTTTTCGTAATTGGTATAATATGGGAGTGCGACAAATATTAGCTGGATTTCGCTGCGCTAGTTAA
- the egtC gene encoding ergothioneine biosynthesis protein EgtC, which yields MCRLLGYIGNKTQLHQLLYQPKHSLIVQSYQPKEMTAGLLNADGFGLGWYHPHKQDSPYIYKNTLPIWTDINLPHLSRYVDSQCFLGYVRSATPPLAVDLSNCQPFTHQQILFIHNGFINNFRSSLYRPLRNSLSDDIYQLIHGTTDSEHIFALIIEQWRQSPHLNLTEVLSQSLTYLTQLARTHQVYFSANILISDGQQMVASRYSNRSLAPSLYWVKDDLNYPDGVIIASEPLFEGKWLSCPENTIITVGETLEVQLQSIC from the coding sequence ATGTGTCGTTTATTAGGTTACATTGGTAACAAAACACAACTACATCAGCTTCTCTATCAACCTAAACATTCTCTCATCGTTCAAAGTTACCAACCCAAAGAAATGACCGCGGGTTTACTAAACGCTGATGGGTTTGGTTTAGGTTGGTATCATCCCCATAAACAAGATTCACCCTATATATATAAAAACACTCTACCGATTTGGACTGATATTAATCTTCCTCATCTGAGTCGTTATGTAGATTCTCAATGTTTTTTGGGTTATGTACGTAGTGCTACCCCCCCATTGGCGGTAGATTTAAGCAACTGTCAACCCTTTACTCACCAACAAATACTATTTATTCATAACGGTTTTATTAATAACTTCCGTAGTAGCCTCTATCGTCCTCTGCGTAATAGTCTCAGTGATGATATCTATCAATTAATCCACGGAACAACCGATTCTGAGCATATTTTTGCACTGATTATCGAACAATGGCGACAATCACCCCACCTTAACTTGACAGAAGTTTTAAGTCAATCCCTAACTTATTTAACACAATTAGCTCGTACTCATCAAGTTTATTTCTCAGCCAATATTCTGATTAGTGATGGTCAACAAATGGTAGCTTCTCGCTATTCTAACCGTTCTCTTGCACCTAGTCTCTATTGGGTTAAAGATGACTTAAACTATCCTGATGGAGTGATTATAGCCTCTGAACCATTATTTGAGGGAAAATGGTTGAGTTGTCCTGAAAATACAATTATTACCGTAGGAGAAACCCTTGAAGTTCAGTTACAATCAATCTGTTAA